A segment of the Arachis hypogaea cultivar Tifrunner chromosome 5, arahy.Tifrunner.gnm2.J5K5, whole genome shotgun sequence genome:
TGTGTGTAGCCATGTATATTACATGAGCGGTGATGCATGGAAGGAAGGGGGTATCGATGCCACCGGTGAGACTCACCTACCGCTAATTCCTTATTTAATGCTGTTAATTTTTCTCCTTGTTCTAACCACTGACGTTATAATAAAGCAAAATCCAAATCAAATTACAGAGGAAAAGTATCGGCTAGTACAAAAGGACCTTAGCTGGTGCCTAATAGTGTTATTAATGATGTTGTTATTGTTGTACTAGGGGCCTTGATGGTTTTGACTCTTAAAGTCATCTCTTGTGCGTTTAATTATAATGATGGATTACTGAAGGAGGAAGGTTTGCGAGAGGCTCAGAAGAAAAACCGTTTGATTAAATTGCCTTCACTAATTGAATACATTGGTTACTGCCTCTGTTGTGGCACTCACTTTGCTGGCCCGGTTTATGAAATGAAGGATTATCTCGATTGGGCAGAAGGAAAAGGGGTGCGTTTATCATTCATCACTATTGCAAAACCTTTTGCTTAGTTGATTgtgcttcaaggattaaaattTATGCTCCTTAAGTTGGTTGAAGCATTTCATTTTTCATGCTTATACCGGTTCTTGTAATTGTGATTTCAATGCTAGAGTCTTTATTGTTTGCAGCTTTGGAGCACCGAAGCAAAAGGGCGATCTGCATCACCATATGGGGCAACCTTACGAGCTATCCTGCAAGCTGGTTTTTGCATGGCCTTGTATTTATATCTGGTGCCTTACTTTCCTCTTTCCAGGTTTAATGATCCTATATACCAAGAATGGGGATTCTGGAAACGGTTGGGTTACCAATATATGTCTGGTTTCACAGCACGCTGGAAATATTATTTCATCTGGTCGATTTCAGAGGCTACTGTGATCATTTCTGGGctgggttttagtggctggacaGAATCTACTCCGCCAAAGCCCCGCTGGGATCGCGCAAAGAATGTAGATATAATAGGTGTTGAGTTTGCCAAGAGTGCAGTCGTGTTGCCACTTGTGTGGAACATTCAAGTCAGCACCTGGCTTCGTCATTGTGAGTTTTTGCCttttgatgattttcttgcttaGCGTTTACTTATTAGCTATGTTAGTATCATATTGAATTCTTTCAATTTTAGGCAAACATTTTATCTTAATTAGGGTCTTGACAGCATGATATTCTCAATTCCTGACATTGAACTGGCCATAAGACTTTGTATCGTTCTATCCACATGGTAACATTGAAATAACCTCTGTTCTTgaattctaacatatatttttgtTAATCAACAGCCAGTttcctttctctttcctttttttcattTTGATAAACGAGGCAATATATGATGGCGAATCAAATAGATTGTCTATTTACCTACCATTGTAACATTTGGCTATAACACAAGTAGTAATGTTATTGTTTGTTTTTCCTCAGATGTTTATGATAGGCTTGTTCAGAATGGGAAGAAACCTGGTTTCTTTCAGTTACTTGCCACACAGACCATCAGTGCTATATGGCATGTGAGTACATTATTGTATTCAAGATTATTGTACCTTCTATATGCATTATTATCACTTCAAGATTATAAGCTACTGGATTGGAATTGCTTGTGCATGAATTTTTCATGATGCATACATTGGAGTTCTGAGAAAAGACATTGGTTGCATATATTCTTCCTTTACATCTTGATATCATTTTTCACTCTCTGGCTTTGGAAATGGATGGTAGATTTGAAGGAATACAAAGTCATTAAATTCATTACTCAAGCAGGTTGTGATGGTTGATAAGAGGCATAACCATATTTGTTAACTTCTTTTGGTCTATTCATTCACAAAATTTTCCTTTAAAGAAGATAAATAAATGAATTGCTGAGTCCATGTTTTAACTCTTAAGTTTGAAGgtctcattttaaaaaataaatgaatgaataataATCTTCTttaaagaagataaaaaatattaacatatggACTTTGTTATTTCAGGGATTATATCCTGGTTACATCATATTCTTCGTTCAGTCAGCATTGATGATTGCTGGTTCCCGAGGTATAAATTGGATTtaactaattttcttttcttacttcGCTTCAGGTAGTTGACtcgtgtttctttctttctttctttttgtgcaGTCATTTACAGATGGCAGCAAGCAGTGCCTTCAGCAATTAAGAATGTGTTGGTGTTCATCAATTTTGCCTATACACTTTTGGTTCTGAACTACTCGTGTATTGGTTTCATGGTTtgtcttctctctttctctctcttctgcaCGCAAATTCAATCACATACATGCATGTGCAATTTGATTGCTCACACAGTCATACTTACTCATGTGAATACATCATTTATCTTAgtcataatattataaatttttgtttgCTGATTTTCTTTTTGTGTATAAATAGGTATTAAGTCTGCATGAAACTCTGGCATCATTCAGAAGTGTGCACTTTGTTGGAACTGTTGTTCCTATTGCCATGATTCTTCTTGGATCCATAATCAAGCCTGGAAAACCTGTCAGATCCAAAGGTCAGAAGGAGCAGTGAGGCAGTAAGAGCAGTTTTCTGTGGATTTTTTACATCAAATTAGGGATTAGCTTTTGGCAGTCGTCTCCTCTGTTATTTAATGTTTTGTAACATCTCATTTGCTTTTGAAGTGGTTGAACCTATTTACACTTTTGGCTTTGGCATTGAATTGTATCATCAGAGCAGAGTGTTGGGTCTACTTTTTTACATGGTCATAAATAACTGAACAGTGGGGCTAATTATTGAAGAAACTGATGAGAAATATAAAAACCAAATTTTACTGTTGTGGTTGTATTGTGACATCTCTGGTTTCTGTGTTCTTTTTAGTTTTCCACCCTTAACTATCTTGGCAGTATATATTTCCTTTATCGCAAACATAACCATTGGAAGTCAACTATCCATCCTGTACCAATATGTTGAGTATTCCCGATTCGTGTGCATACGTTTAATGTGATTTAAAAGAACATTCATAGTCAttcattctttaatttttatataacttAAATATTtgtcaattaaaaaaaagagcAGACACAGATGTTTATGAAGTATACATTTGCCTAATCAAAGAAGAAAACATGTCAATAGAGCGAAAGTTGGAATTATGAAAGTTTCTGTGTCTCTTTGCGTGTGCAGTATGCTGCATGCAAAAGGGTTCCAACTCTAAGTATATTCAAGAAGTTTACGGCTGTAATTAATCTGTAAACATGTGAATTAGTTGAAAACATCAAAGAAAATGTTAACAAAACACCTGATAAGTTGACAGTTATTATTTTCTACTTTCTGGCTTTAGGATCTAAATCTATTAATCTTCTGCTGGCTTTTGATAATCCATGACCCTGCAACTGCAAATGAGCATTGCCATAATTATATACTCAAGCTATTAATAGCAGAAAGCGATGTTTGTTTGTAGCCTGCCACTTCACGTGATTCTGTGTATGGAACAGTGTGTTTGTGTTTATGCATGGTAAGTAgatagaaggattcagaggacCTAACAAGTAGCTAATAGCTAGAGATGCAAACAAGAAAGGCTAGGTATAGTAGGTATAGTGGTATACACATATCTGTCTTTCAAAGTAGCAGCCAAATTTGGCCAACAACCACCATGTCCGGCTAAATTCAGTCTCATACTCGTGTAAATTTGTAGTCTCATGAGTCATGAGAATtgagaacagcaaaagaaaagtgtTTGGATGTTATGGAGTTTAGGCCCAAACCACTCATTCAATTGGTGGGTTAGATAGGATTAGTAGGGAAAGCAAAATATGTTTTTAGCCTAACCCAATTGTTTCATGGATTCAATATGTGATGCTAGTTTGACccaaaaattatatcaaatacaTATGTTTCTTTTACCAAGAacgataataataatttaaatatcaacATTGTATGAtgtaacccaaaaaaaaaaaaaagatatcaaTATATAAACTCTTAGTTGAAAGGTGTTTGCTATAGTACgataataaatttatatgtatcaatacgtttaaaatatagacaaataacaataagacatgtggaatttatttttcacgtcaacatttaattttttcttttttaaatatatagtatatcaccacttttactaaaatatccttttaattaaataaaaataaaaaatatttatttatttaattttataaaaaaacttaaacatccttcttttatttgattagacaaaaatatccttttaaattaatcaaattttagaattcaattaatcctaatattataatttcaaataattaaaacaacaaaacaaaaatatattaaaaaaataataaatcaaaattattcttcatttgtgttaaacatattaaaaaaacaaaaaatcaaaattgtcttcttcatcttcttctctcctcttcctatCCTCTTTCTCTGCTACTCGATCTCTCTCATCTGTCTCACTGTACGTCGCACGCAAGATGCCATCATTTTGCTGGGATGCCCTAGCTAATTACCCAACCCAACAACCTTAGCTCCACACAATGGCTAAACGCGAACTCATCCCTCCCATcaccctcgagctcctccttcctcTCTCCGTCATCGATCTCACTCCCTCGCCTCCGTCCATCTCCCGCCGCCGTCGCCGAAACGAGCTTCGAAGCCACCGTCGTTATCGTGCAGCTTTGTTCCACCATTGTGCAGCTACTGTTTCAGCTTTGAAAGCACCGTCGCGCAGCTCGGTTCCATCGTCGCCGGGCTCGCCTCCTTTTTCCGTCGAGCAGCTCTGTTCCATCGTCGCCGGCGCTATCTCTGTTCCACCTGTCATCCCTTCGGTCGTGCCCTTGTCCCCCTCTTGCCCAGGATCTACTCTGCTCTGTTCTAGGACTTCTAGCTTCtaggtaatttttttataacaattattgaataattgttgttagttaattTGTAATAAATCTAACAATGGAAAATCAGACCTACTAAGCATGATTTCGAGTGCTTCTTTTGCTTTCATGTCTTTGTCCCTGTCAAGGCAAATTGATCTTGGCTTTGAAGCTGAGCTCCTCAATTTCTTCCTTGGATGCCTAACTATTCAACTCATGAAGATCAACTTGATGCTCTCCATCCGTTGGAGTCAGTTATAGCTGTTATAGTTTGTTAGTGCCTGCTGGCAGTTAGTTATCTCAGAGTGTACGGGTTTGTATATAATCATATGATCTCAGGTATTGGACTTAATTCCATTCACAATACAAACTCAGTTTTTGCATTCCTTTACTTATATCTATACTTCAGCATGGAACTTCATATTGAACTTTGTCCGTCCATAAAAGAATTAATAGGTGATTTACATTATCAATTccgaaattatttttgaatactTGTTCACTGATGGCTAAAGATGTGAAAACCAATTAACCTGAGACCAATCTAGAATCCGTCGTACTAGTAGATAATAGAAGCCCCCCTTATTAACCTGAGACCATAGCCCCAAAGATCTATGGGTTTGCCACCGCATCAACCATGAAACCAACCCAATGGAGCTATAAGTTTGTGGGCTCAAATCATTACTTTAGTACTTCTTTTTTAATATAAGATCTTCAATATTCATGATTATATTTTCTACTGTAGATCCTGGAGGTGGAATCAACCAAATTTCAGGGGAATGTACTATTTCAGGAGATGTTAGGTTTATGCTCTAGGAAATTACAATCAATCTAGATTTTTCTTTTAGGAATGGTTTTGATATGGCATTAgtgatgtttttattttgtgtgtTGCAGGTTAACCCCATTTTACAAGTAAGCAACATCTTATAATATGGCCAAAGTTGTGCTCTTTTTGGAACTTTGGATccaattttttattctttgttttacTAGTATATTTCATTTGCAAAGTAATTCTCTAAAGGTAGAAGAAAACATGTGAGATTCAGATATTTCAATGATTTTTCAAGCATATCCTGCGGTCTAATACTTTGTTCAGTGTGAAGGATGTAGTGACAAAGCTGCAAGAATATGTGGACAACATTAATCTCAACATACATAAGCTAGAAACACGGGGTCCTGTTTCAAAATATGTCTTGCCTGATGATGACTTAAGGGGAAGGTTTGACTTATTTATCCTCCACTATATATAGCTATTAAGGTTTGGATCCCTTGATTTTTAATTTTCACGTATGTGTAGCTATTAAGGCTTCCTTTGCATTCTTCTACAACCTTACTCTAACTTTTGATGAGGAAAATTATGGAATAGCTTGTGATCTTAATTCCAAAGGCTACCATGTTTTGTCCAAAGCAACTGAAGTAGTTGGGCATGTGAAGCCTTACTCAATTACTGGAAGTTTGCCACTCATTCGGGAGCTACAGGTGATAATACATTCTCGTTGCTcggcaaaaattaaaaatctttactAGTTGTAGGCAGTTAGCACTCAGATCCCTTACTTGAACTCTTATTTTATCTACCGCAGGATGAAGGTTTTGATGTCCAAACTACTGGATGGCCTTCCTAAGAACAAATTTATACACGTTGAATCTTGATGTAGATAAGAAACAAGTTACTCACTTGCATTTCATGTTACTATTAGGTCTAATGGCTACATACCATGCCCAGAATGAGTACTGCTTGATTGATAGACTTTGGCAGAGTCAAACGATATAGTTTCACTGAAATTTTGGGTGATGATTGGATACAAAAGCACACAAAAAAATTCCAGCAAAACCTTGAAGACTATCAAAGAAGCTCATGGAATGAGGTGCTAGGCTTGTTGAAGCTAGACAACAACAACGAATCACTGGCAAAAGATGTAGAAATTGAGTCCATGAAAGAGAAGTTAAAGTTGTTCAACATTCAATTTGAGGAAATATGTTGCACTTAGTCTAAATGGTTTGGCAGCTATGAAATACGGAAAGAGATAATAGTATCCGTAGAAAACATGTTGTTGCCGGCATATGGAAGCTTCGTTGGAAGGCTCCAGGATGTTCTTGGCAAAGCTTCTTATGACTATATACAGTAAGGAATGCTTGAAATTAAAGCTCGGCTCAACCTTGGAAGAATTGATAagggaggaggagaagaaaaaagagaaaatcaaCAGGAAGGACTATTGGTTGCGTGAGGGAATCATTGTTAAGGTTATGAGCAAGGCCTTGGCAGAGAAGGGGTACTACAAGCAAAAGGGTGTGGTGAGAAAGGTGATTGACAAATATGTTGGGGAAATTGATATGCTTGAAAGCAAGCATGTGCTGAGAGTCGATCAGGAAGAGCTTGAAACTGTGATTCTACAAGTTGGGGGCCGTGTAAAAATTGTCAATGGTGCATATCGTGGATCAACTGCGAAACTTTTGGGAGTGGATACGGATCATTTTTGTGCAAAGGTGCAGATAGAGAGAGGTGCCTATGATGGCAGGGTACTCAAAGTTGTGGAATATGAAGACATTTATAAAATAGCACAATGAGTTTGATGAGAATAATAACCAAGTGATTTTGTGTTAAGTTGGTTGAATAACATTGTTTGTTCTTATGTATCTGTCTGTAGTTTATCAGTTTTATCTATATGTGAGATCAGTCATGTCGATAATCTTCTTGATTAATGAACTTCTACAATGTTATACGTGCAATTAAATGATTAATGAACTTCTTGATTTAGAACGTAATGGTTCAATGTTCACAAGGTTGAGATGTTGTTCTTCTGCTTACATGTATATACATTGGATCATTCTTATATCAGTTGCACATAAGAAAAAGATTATGATTATGAATTTATTTTCTTCTGCTTCACATGTATTTTTATGGACCAAATAGCGAGCTTATTATtgacagtatttatttatttatgtacttcAAAACGTCTAACAGTTTTTGGATGGAAGTTCAaaacacaacaataataaaaggtTGAGTCCTTACATATTGGACTAAAATCCTCCCtatttgtaaagctcacaagatcACAATGTTTTCTTGATTTTCAATATATAACAAGGCACCAAAGCCATGATAATGATAcattaaaataacataaacaataatggcaactGAACATGCTTCAAATATACAACCAAACTTCTAGGAGGCTACCCAGTTCAATAGAATGAGACGCATGATCAAAATATGTATCTCAACTCTAGAAGCAGACAAGACCCCAAATAGCATGAAAATAACTATAACTATAACCATAACCATCATATGGCAGTTTTTGCCTTCTCTAAAGATCCACTGATGAACAACATACTAATTGTATCCAATATGGTCTGCTCTTGGCTTTCCTCTTTTCCCTCTTCATTTCCGTAGGATATCTTGCCGGTGAGTTCCATTCTTTTGCAGCGTCATTTATCAGAGATTGAGCTGAAGGCGAATCAGGACCTAGAATGGAGTTAACAGTTGTCAATCCAGAACCATTGTTTTGTGGAAGTTTACTATTCTTTCTGCTTGCCAAGTTCTCTTCCAAATTTGGAGAACTTGGGCTGTGGCTGTGAGCAGCCTCACCTAAGAGGCTCTTCAGAGGGGTGTGTTCCTTAGGGGTGCTCCAGTTTGTGACCTTTGCTATTATCTCTTCATTCTTGTTTCTCGCTTGAGACTCATTCATGACCTGAGTTTGAGAGGTAAACCAGCCTGCAAAGTGGAACTCGAATTATTCCCCTTTTTGTCTTCAGATGCAGGTGCTTTATGGCCAGCGGCATCCCTAGGCTCCACCACGGCAAATTACTCATGTTAGGTAGTAGCAATCTTCTGTCACTTTAAACTTCCTAATACTCTTCATAAATTAaggttttttcaaaatttatcaacagcaatttagtttttaaaacaaTCATTACATTAGCCTTTTAGTTAAACAAGGAGGTAAAGGGAAAAATTAAGAAAGCATTCCATGAAATGGTTTGGTATATCTGAATCAATTCTTGATTAAAGTCATGAATTAGATAACCTTCGAGGATGAACTTCCTTCTCTAAACCACTACTGAATAACAAGCAATCAAAGGGAAAAAATAACAGCAATGACATTGGAATCCAGAATCTATTCcccaaatttctaataataaaagaaacacagTATGAGTAAAAGACAGCAATTAGTATGATAATAAGATGAAACTTCACAGGATCACGGAACTACTATCATGCTGAAGGTTATCAGGTAGATAACAAGGGCATCAAACATCAAGAAGGTAAAGAAAGAACAAGAATCTAACCAAGTTTTGTTCTAACAAGAATAATTGGAACACCAGGAGCATAATGCCTCAACTCAGGAATCCACTggaaaaggaggaaaagaaaaaactaGTCTACAGTAGAGAGAAaaaagaacaataataataataagtatataCCAATCTTACTTTCTTGGCAACATTTTCATAGCTAGCCCTGCTTATGAGAGAGAATGCTAGCAGGAATACATCAGCTCCTCGATAGCTTAAAGGTAGAAGAAAACATGTGAGAATCAGATATTTCAATGATTTTTCAAGCATATCCTGCGGTCTAATACTTTGTTCAGTGTGAAGGATGTAGTGACAAAGCTGCAAGAATATGTGGACAACATTAATCTCAACATACATAAGCTAGAAACACGGGGTCATGTTTCAAAATATGTCTTGCCTGATGATGACTTAAGGGGAAGGTTTGACTTATTTATCCTCCACTATATATAGCTATTAAGGTTTGGATCCCTTGATTTTTAATTTTCACGTATGTGTAGCTATTAAGGCTTCCTTTGCATTCTTCTACAACATTACTCTAACTTTTGATGAGGCAAATTATGGAATAGCTTGTGATCTTAATTCCAGAGGCTACCATGTTTTGTCCAAAGCAACTGAAGTAGTTGGGCATGTGAAGCCTTACTCAATTACTGGAAGCTTGCCACTCATTCGGGAGCTACAGGTGATAATACATTCTCATTGCTcggcaaaaattaaaaatcttttctaGTTGTAGGCAGTTAGCACTCAGATCCCTTACTTGAACTCTTATTTTATCTACCGCAGGATGAAGGTTTTGATGTCCAAACTGCTGGATATGGTATGGCCTTCCTAAGAACAAATTTATACACGTTGAATCTTGATGTAGATAAGAAACAAGTTACTCACTTACGTTTCATGTTACAATTAGGTCTAATGGCTACATACCATGCCCAGAATGAGTACTGCCTTTTTACGGATATGTCTCAAGGGTATCGAGTTTTTGCAAGCATCATCGCTCAGTTAGAGGAAGATTGAGACTACTAGTTGAACTTCATTCTAGCATTCCACGGCCTATAAATATGTCACTCCTGCTAAAGCTGAAGGAAGACCTTAAGTGACTCTGTATTCATTGTATGTATGAAGTAGAAGTTTGGTGGTATTGATTTCTACACTAGTCTTATGAAAATAGTTGACTTAGTACAC
Coding sequences within it:
- the LOC112800821 gene encoding lysophospholipid acyltransferase 1; this translates as MEELQMDSMAAAIGVSVPVLRFLLCFVATIPLSFLSRFVPYGFSKNLYSAAVGVILSYLSFGLSSNLHFLVPMSLGYVSMLLYRPRCGILTFFLGFGYLIGCHVYYMSGDAWKEGGIDATGALMVLTLKVISCAFNYNDGLLKEEGLREAQKKNRLIKLPSLIEYIGYCLCCGTHFAGPVYEMKDYLDWAEGKGLWSTEAKGRSASPYGATLRAILQAGFCMALYLYLVPYFPLSRFNDPIYQEWGFWKRLGYQYMSGFTARWKYYFIWSISEATVIISGLGFSGWTESTPPKPRWDRAKNVDIIGVEFAKSAVVLPLVWNIQVSTWLRHYVYDRLVQNGKKPGFFQLLATQTISAIWHGLYPGYIIFFVQSALMIAGSRVIYRWQQAVPSAIKNVLVFINFAYTLLVLNYSCIGFMVLSLHETLASFRSVHFVGTVVPIAMILLGSIIKPGKPVRSKGQKEQ
- the LOC112800823 gene encoding acetylornithine deacetylase; protein product: MISDPGGGINQISGECTISGDVRLTPFYNVKDVVTKLQEYVDNINLNIHKLETRGPVSKYVLPDDDLRGRFDLFILHYI
- the LOC140184664 gene encoding uncharacterized protein, with amino-acid sequence MYVEINVVHIFLQLCHYILHTEQSIRPQDMLEKSLKYLILTCFLLPLSYRGADVFLLAFSLISRASYENVAKKWIPELRHYAPGVPIILVRTKLGWFTSQTQVMNESQARNKNEEIIAKVTNWSTPKEHTPLKSLLGEAAHSHSPSSPNLEENLASRKNSKLPQNNGSGLTTVNSILGPDSPSAQSLINDAAKEWNSPARYPTEMKREKRKAKSRPYWIQLVCCSSVDL